One genomic window of Monodelphis domestica isolate mMonDom1 chromosome 1, mMonDom1.pri, whole genome shotgun sequence includes the following:
- the LOC100028205 gene encoding olfactory receptor 6B1-like, with amino-acid sequence MFSWDNYTQVTEFILLGFPGSLGLHLSLFMLFLFVYSLTVIENIIIITLIRVNPSLHKPMYLFLSNLSFLEVWYISVTVPKMLLTFMAPEFGRISFMGCMAQLYFFLGLACTECALLGVMAYDRYVAICNPLRYPAIMGPGVCLRLAASSWLSGFTISLGKVFFISRLGYCGPNVMNHFFCDVSPLLNLACTDMSMAELIDFLLALLILIVPLLVTIFSYVCIISTVLRIPSASGQQKAFSTCASHLAVVVIFYSASLFIYARPRAIYSFDYNKLVSVVYTVLTPLLNPIIYCLRNTEVKVALKKTVQRMTKKMDAVA; translated from the coding sequence ATGTTTTCATGGGACAACTACACACAGGTAACCGAGTTTATCCTCCTGGGTTTCCCTGGTTCTCTGGGGCTCCATTTATCCCTTTTTATGTTGTTCCTGTTCGTCTACTCTTTGACTGTCAttgaaaatatcattattatcacTCTGATCAGGGTCAATCCTTCTCTCCACAAGCCAATGTACCTCTTCCTCAGTAACCTGTCTTTCCTAGAGGTGTGGTACATCTCTGTCACTGTACCCAAAATGCTGCTTACCTTCATGGCCCCTGAATTTGGACGCATCTCCTTCATGGGCTGTATGGCCCAACTCTACTTCTTCCTAGGGCTGGCCTGCACTGAGTGTGCCCTCCTGGGCGTCATGGCATATGATCGCTATGTAGCTATCTGCAACCCACTCCGCTACCCCGCCATAATGGGCCCTGGTGTCTGCCTCCGTTTAGCTGCCAGCTCCTGGCTCAGTGGTTTTACCATATCCCTGGGAAAGGTCTTTTTCATCTCACGCCTTGGCTACTGTGGACCCAATGTCATGAATCATTTCTTCTGTGATGTATCCCCACTGCTGAACCTCGCCTGTACTGACATGTCCATGGCCGAGCTCATTGACTTTCTCCTGGCATTGCTTATCCTGATCGTTCCACTCCTAGTTACCATCTTCTCCTACGTCTGCATCATCTCCACTGTCCTGCGGATTCCTTCTGCCTCAGGACAGCAGAAAGCCTTCTCCACTTGTGCCTCTCATTTGGCCGTGGTGGTCATCTTTTACTCAGCTTCACTTTTTATCTATGCCCGGCCCCGAGCCATCTATTCTTTTGACTATAATAAATTGGTGTCAGTAGTCTACACCGTACTCACCCCACTCCTTAACCCCATTATCTATTGTCTGAGGAACACAGAAGTGAAGGTTGCCCTAAAGAAGACAGTGCAGAGGATGACAAAGAAGATGGATGCTGTTGCCTAG